Proteins encoded by one window of Kineosporia sp. NBRC 101731:
- a CDS encoding histidine kinase, translated as MTDAGPGRGTEPAGEGSASEDLVSSGPPTGGSSPEPGPWVSVTEAGAGHPSESPLHWGRLVGGVVVLALLVFVGVAAASAITARRAAEREAVNDALAITDVLGESVMQPAISADLFDADTATRQAALAQLDTTVRERLLSDTIVRVKLWKPDGTIVYADEPQLIGMRFALDDEETQALDDQVTKAEISDLSAPENQFERANNRKLLEVYRPVWAADGQTLLFETYSAYDAVTARTGDLTRGFGGITLTSLLLMLVAQAPLTWALVARVRRSQRDREAYLARAVQASDDERRRIAATLHDGAVQELVGSAFLVAGAADRARAAHDDTTAGQLDLAAGSVRSSIGGLRSLLVDIYPPSLRNAGLRSALTDLTAPLRAQGVAVEVEVPDELQLPPEKEELVFRVAQECLRNTMKHADAESVRVTLDDLEGRTVLDMMDDGVGFDLDTVMKRPQEGHFGVRLIADQAAAGGAELLVSTAPGAGTQWRLEISR; from the coding sequence ATGACCGATGCCGGGCCGGGCCGGGGCACCGAGCCGGCCGGTGAGGGTTCAGCTTCTGAGGACCTGGTGAGTTCGGGGCCGCCGACCGGGGGTTCTTCGCCGGAACCCGGCCCCTGGGTGAGCGTCACCGAGGCCGGCGCGGGTCACCCCTCCGAGTCGCCGCTCCACTGGGGCCGGCTGGTCGGAGGGGTGGTCGTGCTGGCCCTGCTGGTGTTCGTCGGGGTCGCGGCGGCCAGCGCGATCACGGCCCGTCGCGCGGCCGAGCGGGAGGCGGTGAACGACGCGCTGGCCATCACCGATGTGCTGGGCGAGTCGGTGATGCAGCCCGCGATCAGCGCCGACCTGTTCGACGCCGACACCGCGACCCGGCAGGCGGCGCTCGCCCAGCTGGACACCACGGTGCGCGAGCGGCTGCTCAGCGACACCATCGTGCGCGTCAAGCTCTGGAAGCCCGACGGCACAATCGTCTACGCCGACGAGCCCCAGCTGATCGGCATGCGGTTCGCGCTCGACGACGAGGAGACGCAGGCGCTGGACGACCAGGTCACCAAGGCCGAGATCAGCGACCTGAGTGCACCGGAGAACCAGTTCGAGCGCGCCAACAACCGCAAGCTGCTCGAGGTCTACCGGCCGGTCTGGGCCGCCGACGGCCAGACCCTGCTGTTCGAGACCTACTCCGCCTACGACGCCGTGACCGCCCGGACCGGTGACCTGACCCGTGGCTTCGGCGGCATCACCCTCACCAGCCTGCTGCTCATGCTGGTTGCCCAGGCCCCGCTGACCTGGGCCCTGGTGGCCCGGGTGCGGCGTTCACAGCGCGACCGGGAGGCCTACCTGGCCCGGGCCGTGCAGGCCTCGGACGACGAGCGCCGCCGGATCGCCGCCACCTTGCACGACGGCGCGGTGCAGGAACTGGTGGGCAGTGCGTTCCTGGTGGCGGGAGCGGCCGACCGGGCCCGGGCCGCGCACGACGACACGACGGCGGGGCAGCTGGATCTGGCGGCGGGATCGGTACGTTCGAGCATCGGTGGGCTCCGCTCGCTGCTGGTCGACATCTACCCGCCGAGCCTGCGCAACGCCGGGCTCCGGTCGGCGCTCACCGATCTCACCGCACCGTTGCGGGCCCAGGGCGTGGCCGTGGAGGTCGAGGTGCCGGACGAGCTGCAACTACCTCCCGAGAAGGAGGAGCTGGTGTTCCGAGTGGCCCAGGAATGCCTGCGCAACACCATGAAACATGCGGACGCGGAGAGTGTGCGGGTCACGCTGGACGATCTCGAGGGAAGAACGGTGCTGGACATGATGGACGACGGGGTCGGGTTCGATCTCGACACGGTGATGAAGCGACCGCAGGAGGGTCACTTCGGGGTCCGGCTGATCGCCGACCAGGCCGCCGCCGGCGGGGCCGAGCTCCTGGTGAGCACCGCTCCGGGGGCCGGAACCCAATGGCGACTGGAGATCTCGCGGTGA
- a CDS encoding response regulator transcription factor — translation MTDDVLKVRVLLVDDHALVRAGLSALLDAHPQITVVGEASDGEQAVELAQNADPDVVLMDLSMPGMDGVTATRKLLALRPEIQVLVLTSFSDRNRVRDALAAGAIGYLLKDSDPQDVVSGVLAAAKQGSPIDPRVARTLLTEGAVGPPPPLSPRETDVLLLVAKGMANKQIGRALGISERTVKVHLGNVFRRIGVQDRTSAALWAKENLQT, via the coding sequence GTGACCGATGACGTCCTCAAGGTGCGGGTTCTGCTCGTCGACGACCACGCCCTGGTGCGGGCCGGGCTGAGCGCACTGCTCGACGCCCACCCCCAGATCACCGTGGTGGGTGAGGCCTCGGACGGTGAGCAGGCCGTCGAGCTCGCCCAGAACGCCGACCCCGACGTGGTGCTCATGGACCTGTCGATGCCGGGTATGGACGGAGTGACGGCTACCCGCAAACTCCTGGCGCTGCGCCCGGAGATCCAGGTGCTCGTGCTGACCTCGTTCTCCGACCGCAACCGGGTGCGGGACGCGCTCGCCGCCGGCGCGATCGGTTACCTGCTCAAGGATTCCGATCCGCAGGACGTGGTGTCGGGGGTGCTGGCCGCCGCGAAGCAGGGCTCCCCGATCGACCCCCGGGTGGCCCGCACCCTGCTGACCGAGGGCGCGGTCGGCCCGCCGCCACCGCTGTCACCGCGGGAGACCGACGTGCTGCTCCTGGTGGCCAAGGGCATGGCCAACAAACAGATCGGCCGTGCCCTCGGCATCAGTGAGCGCACGGTCAAGGTGCACCTGGGCAACGTGTTCCGCCGCATCGGGGTGCAGGACCGGACCAGCGCCGCGCTCTGGGCGAAGGAGAACCTACAGACCTGA
- a CDS encoding prolyl oligopeptidase family serine peptidase: MNVQPGDQSSELVPEDVYGSWSPTPDPDGTRIAFISDRGGAPAIWIKDSQTGQAVNPGISLDRVLSISWSPDAVWLACLVAGAGSSRDEIWVVRPDGSGLRMISGGPGATAWLGAGSRHGWTPDGRLMVTESVGAVASAVLVSPLAGERTVIASGPLISLLDVAAGRALLRRGPRSYRTLAVCDLDGSHERPVDTSVTGERGGFADQGCLSPDGRYLYARSEADHDLAALVRVDLDLLSDATGTAGAAELLARREDAELQRVTLSPDGTTAVLLWNEFGGTNAVSLLDLVSLHEDEIGPLPRDVVDDCQLFAGGKSLMLTAEDWSDPRGAWTIDLTTGATLPLTSRADGELRGSRGSSYATVDTADLSRPVLRRFPGRDGLGLSGWLYRPDAPDSPGPWPTMVHLHGGPESQERPVYNSLFQSLVSEGIAVFAPNVRGSSGYGRTFETADDVGRRLGSIEDVAAAVEHLVTSGVCAPGRIGLMGRSYGGYLTLAGLTWFPDLFSVGIDVCGMADLETFYEHTEPWIATAAVSKYGHPVTDSAVLREFSPIHRIGRLTAPLLVVHGADDTNVPVEEAGQVVAALTEQGVPHRFLKFSGEGHDLLDTKNRVTFVRTAVDWACEHLGVDRSGL, encoded by the coding sequence GTGAACGTCCAGCCCGGCGACCAGTCGTCCGAGCTGGTCCCCGAGGACGTCTACGGCAGCTGGTCGCCCACCCCCGACCCGGACGGGACGCGGATCGCGTTCATCTCCGACCGGGGTGGCGCGCCGGCGATCTGGATCAAGGACTCACAGACCGGGCAGGCGGTCAATCCGGGCATCAGCCTGGACCGGGTGCTCTCGATCAGCTGGTCGCCCGACGCGGTCTGGCTGGCCTGTCTGGTGGCCGGGGCCGGCAGCTCCCGGGACGAGATCTGGGTGGTGCGGCCCGACGGCTCGGGCCTGCGGATGATCTCGGGCGGACCGGGCGCGACGGCGTGGCTGGGTGCGGGGTCACGGCACGGGTGGACGCCCGACGGACGTCTCATGGTCACCGAGTCGGTCGGTGCGGTCGCCTCCGCCGTTCTCGTCTCGCCCCTGGCCGGCGAGCGCACCGTGATCGCTTCCGGACCACTGATCTCGCTGCTCGACGTGGCCGCGGGCCGGGCACTGCTGCGCCGCGGGCCCCGCAGCTACCGCACGCTGGCCGTGTGCGACCTGGACGGCTCCCACGAGCGTCCGGTGGACACCTCGGTCACCGGTGAGCGCGGCGGATTCGCCGATCAGGGCTGTCTCTCGCCCGACGGCCGGTACCTGTACGCCCGCAGCGAGGCCGACCACGACCTGGCGGCGCTGGTGCGGGTGGATCTGGATCTACTCAGTGATGCGACTGGTACGGCTGGTGCGGCCGAGCTCCTGGCCCGACGCGAAGATGCCGAGCTGCAACGGGTCACGCTCTCACCCGACGGCACCACGGCCGTGCTGCTGTGGAACGAGTTCGGCGGCACCAACGCGGTGAGCCTGCTCGATCTGGTCTCCCTGCACGAGGACGAGATCGGGCCGCTTCCCCGCGATGTGGTGGACGACTGCCAGCTCTTCGCGGGCGGTAAGTCACTGATGCTCACGGCCGAGGACTGGTCCGACCCGCGCGGCGCCTGGACCATCGACCTGACCACCGGGGCCACGCTGCCCCTGACCAGCCGGGCCGACGGTGAGCTGCGCGGTTCCCGGGGTTCCAGCTACGCCACGGTGGACACCGCCGATCTGTCCCGGCCGGTCCTGCGCCGCTTCCCGGGCCGGGACGGGCTCGGACTCAGCGGCTGGCTCTACCGGCCCGATGCCCCGGACTCGCCGGGGCCCTGGCCGACGATGGTGCACCTGCACGGTGGCCCGGAGTCGCAGGAGCGCCCGGTCTACAACTCGCTCTTCCAGTCGCTGGTCTCCGAGGGCATCGCGGTCTTCGCGCCGAACGTGCGGGGATCGTCGGGATACGGGCGGACGTTCGAGACGGCCGACGACGTCGGGCGGCGGCTCGGGTCGATCGAAGACGTCGCGGCCGCCGTGGAACACCTGGTCACCTCGGGCGTCTGCGCACCGGGGCGGATCGGGCTGATGGGCCGGTCGTACGGCGGGTACCTCACGCTGGCCGGCCTGACCTGGTTCCCCGACCTGTTCAGCGTCGGTATCGACGTCTGCGGCATGGCCGACCTGGAGACGTTCTACGAGCACACCGAACCGTGGATCGCCACGGCCGCGGTCTCGAAGTACGGCCACCCGGTCACGGACAGCGCCGTGCTGCGGGAGTTCTCGCCGATCCACCGGATCGGCCGGCTCACCGCTCCCCTGCTGGTGGTGCACGGCGCGGACGACACCAACGTGCCGGTGGAGGAGGCCGGGCAGGTGGTCGCGGCCCTGACCGAACAGGGCGTGCCGCACCGGTTCCTGAAGTTCTCGGGGGAGGGGCACGACCTGCTCGACACGAAGAACCGGGTGACGTTCGTGCGCACCGCCGTGGACTGGGCCTGCGAGCACCTGGGCGTCGACCGCTCAGGTCTGTAG
- a CDS encoding N-acetylglutaminylglutamine amidotransferase — protein sequence MCGLGGEFRLDGARGDRDAVARMSPCLERRGPDSKGTWSHGPVAFLHHRLKIIDLSEAGSQPMVDEELRLALVFNGCIYNHHELRRELQGHGYRFRSTSDTEVILAAYHHWGTACVDRFLGMFAFVIHELDSGRLVMARDRLGIKPLYLSETPQRIRFASTLPALLAAGDVDTSIDAVALHHYLSWHSVVPAPRTMLTGVRKLPPATVRVIEPDGSATESVYWNPPATRELSLSPGEWRERTLAALEAAVRRRMVSDVPVGVLLSGGLDSSLIVSLLAKAGQSGLATFSIGFNSVAGESGDEFEYSDLMAKEFGTDHHKIMIPDDRLASGLDGAIGAMSEPMVSHDCVAFYLLSEEVSKSITVVQSGQGADEVFAGYDWYPPLAGVPRSKAAQAYADVFFDRPGHLVAGLLNPQWHVSGDPSLSYVRDHFAAPGAQTTLDAALRIDSRVMLVDDPVKRVDNMTMAWGLEARVPFLDHELVELAALCPPELKLAHGGKGVLKEAARGVVPDAVIDRTKGYFPVPGVRHLDGQILDRVRDALLSRTATDRALYRPEVVNTLLADPNTARTTIGANVVWQLGLLELWLQRIGL from the coding sequence ATGTGTGGCTTGGGTGGCGAGTTCCGGCTGGACGGCGCCCGAGGAGACCGGGACGCGGTGGCGAGGATGTCGCCGTGTCTGGAGCGCCGGGGTCCGGACTCGAAGGGCACCTGGTCACACGGGCCGGTCGCGTTCCTGCACCATCGGCTGAAGATCATCGACCTGTCCGAGGCCGGGTCGCAGCCGATGGTCGACGAGGAGCTGCGGCTGGCCCTGGTGTTCAACGGCTGCATCTACAACCATCACGAGCTGCGGCGCGAGCTCCAGGGGCACGGCTACCGGTTCCGTTCCACCTCCGACACCGAGGTGATCCTGGCGGCTTACCACCACTGGGGCACGGCCTGTGTGGACCGTTTCCTGGGCATGTTCGCGTTCGTCATCCACGAGCTCGACAGCGGCCGCCTGGTGATGGCCCGCGACCGGCTGGGTATCAAGCCGCTCTACCTGAGCGAGACCCCGCAGCGCATCCGGTTCGCGTCGACCCTTCCCGCACTGCTGGCGGCCGGCGATGTGGACACGAGCATCGACGCGGTGGCCCTGCACCACTACCTCTCGTGGCACTCCGTGGTGCCCGCCCCGCGGACGATGCTGACCGGCGTCCGCAAATTGCCGCCCGCCACCGTGCGCGTGATCGAGCCGGACGGCTCGGCGACCGAGTCGGTCTACTGGAATCCCCCCGCCACCCGGGAACTCTCGTTGTCCCCCGGCGAATGGCGAGAGCGAACCCTGGCCGCTCTGGAGGCGGCCGTGCGCCGGCGCATGGTCTCCGACGTGCCGGTGGGCGTCCTGCTGTCGGGCGGGCTGGACTCCAGCCTCATCGTGTCGCTGCTGGCGAAGGCCGGGCAGAGCGGGCTGGCCACGTTCAGCATCGGTTTCAACTCGGTGGCCGGTGAGAGCGGTGACGAGTTCGAGTACTCCGACCTGATGGCCAAGGAGTTCGGCACCGACCACCACAAGATCATGATCCCGGACGACCGGCTGGCCAGCGGGCTGGACGGGGCGATCGGGGCGATGAGCGAGCCGATGGTCAGTCACGACTGCGTGGCCTTCTACCTGCTCTCCGAAGAGGTGTCCAAGAGCATCACGGTGGTGCAGTCGGGCCAGGGGGCGGACGAGGTGTTCGCCGGGTACGACTGGTACCCGCCGCTGGCGGGCGTCCCCCGTTCGAAAGCCGCCCAGGCCTATGCCGATGTGTTCTTCGACCGCCCCGGCCACCTCGTGGCCGGCCTGCTGAACCCGCAGTGGCACGTGTCCGGTGACCCCAGCCTGTCGTACGTGCGCGACCACTTCGCCGCGCCGGGGGCGCAGACTACGCTGGACGCCGCGCTGCGCATCGACAGCCGGGTGATGCTGGTCGACGACCCGGTGAAACGCGTCGACAACATGACCATGGCCTGGGGCCTCGAGGCCCGCGTGCCGTTCCTCGACCACGAGCTGGTCGAACTCGCCGCCCTCTGCCCGCCGGAACTGAAACTCGCCCACGGCGGCAAGGGGGTCTTGAAAGAAGCCGCCCGAGGAGTTGTCCCGGATGCCGTGATCGACCGTACGAAGGGCTATTTCCCGGTCCCCGGGGTGCGGCACCTGGACGGCCAGATCCTCGACCGGGTGCGCGACGCGCTGCTGTCCAGGACAGCGACCGACCGGGCCCTGTACCGTCCGGAAGTCGTGAACACTCTGCTCGCCGACCCCAACACGGCACGTACCACGATCGGCGCCAACGTGGTCTGGCAGCTCGGCCTGCTCGAGCTCTGGCTGCAGCGGATCGGTCTGTGA
- a CDS encoding DinB family protein yields the protein MSITETIGNGTDRETTELLETLAERRQFFRHTVQNLSHEQVTARHTVSALTLAGLVKHVSAMEEQWVGFIVEGPSRMALPENWQDDPGFWENGWKLLEGETLESALAHYEKVAAHTEEVVRGLPDLDLSHPLPEAPWFAPGASWSARRVLLHLIAETAQHAGHADIIRETIDGQRTMG from the coding sequence ATGTCGATCACCGAGACCATCGGGAATGGCACCGATCGGGAAACGACCGAGCTGCTGGAGACCCTGGCCGAGCGCCGGCAGTTCTTCCGGCACACGGTGCAGAACCTCTCGCACGAGCAGGTCACGGCACGCCACACCGTCAGCGCCCTCACCCTGGCCGGGCTCGTGAAGCACGTCAGCGCGATGGAGGAGCAGTGGGTGGGCTTCATCGTCGAAGGGCCGTCCCGGATGGCGCTGCCCGAGAACTGGCAGGACGATCCCGGCTTCTGGGAGAACGGCTGGAAGCTGCTCGAAGGGGAGACCCTGGAGAGCGCGCTGGCCCACTACGAGAAGGTCGCCGCCCACACCGAAGAGGTGGTGCGCGGCCTGCCCGACCTCGACCTCTCCCACCCTCTGCCCGAGGCCCCGTGGTTCGCGCCCGGCGCCTCCTGGTCGGCCCGGAGGGTGCTGCTGCACCTGATCGCTGAGACGGCCCAGCACGCCGGACACGCCGACATCATCCGAGAGACCATCGACGGCCAGAGGACCATGGGGTAA